In the Oreochromis aureus strain Israel breed Guangdong linkage group 14, ZZ_aureus, whole genome shotgun sequence genome, one interval contains:
- the LOC116310845 gene encoding tripartite motif-containing protein 3-like gives MSVIMAKRETGSTSPVVRQIDKQFLVCSICLDHYHNPKVLPCLHTFCEKCLQNYIPPQSLTLSCPVCRQTSILPEKGVAALQNNFFITNLMEVLQRDPECSQPEAGNVLESANAATTCQPLSCPNHEGKVMEFYCESCETAMCLECTEGEHREHVTVPLRDVLEQHKSALKGQLDTVRNRLPQLTAAIDLVNEISKQLTERKNDSVTEISNTFDELEKALHQRKTALITEVENICSTKQKVLQAQLTSLLQGRENIQSSCNFTEHALSHGSATEVLLVQKQMGERVSALARHSFPEHPHENGHLECQVETDGLRRSIQNLGVLITTGAVGHTSVATGEGLRHALVGQHTTITVTTKDKDGELVKTGNAVLRAEIISVDGVCTEAEVVDNKNGTYEVGYTLRSEGEFTFSLLLYEQPVRGSPFRLRAVKPSDVLQSPDDVKRRVKSPSGGGGHVRQKAVRRPSSMYSTTKKKENPIEDELIYRVGTRGRDKGEFTNLQGISASSNGRIVVADSNNQCIQVFSNDGQFKLRFGVRGRSPGQLQRPTGVTVDMNGDIIVADYDNRWISIFSSDGKFKNKIGAGRLMGPKGVAVDKNGHIITVDNKACCVFIFQSNGKLVTKFGARGTSDRHFAEKSGANIALDTKISKSGPVFSPHFVAVNNKNEIVVTDFHNHSVKVYNADGEFLFKFGSHGEGNGQFNAPTGVAVDANGNIIVADWGNSRIQVFDSSGSFLSYINTSADPLYGPQGLALTSDGHVAVADSGNHCFKVYRYLQ, from the exons ATGTCTGTCATTATGGCGAAGCGTGAGACTGGCAGCACCAGCCCTGTGGTGAGGCAGATAGACAAGCAGTTCCTGGTCTGCAGCATCTGTTTGGACCATTATCACAACCCAAAGGTGCTGCCCTGCCTGCACACCTTCTGTGAGAA ATGTCTACAGAACTACATCCCTCCCCAGTCTTTGACACTATCCTGCCCAGTATGCAGACAGACTTCTATCTTGCCAGAGAAGGGTGTGGCAGCCCTGCAGAACAACTTCTTCATCACAAACCTAATGGAGGTGTTACAACGAGACCCAGAGTGCAGCCAGCCTGAGGCAGGCAATGTTCTTGAGTCAGCCAATGCAGCTACAACTTGTCAGCCCCTTTCTTGCCCTAATCACGAGGGCAAG GTGATGGAGTTTTACTGCGAGTCATGTGAAACAGCCATGTGTCTGGAGTGTACAGAAGGAGAACACAGGGAACATGTGACGGTGCCTCTAAGGGATGTGCTCGAACAGCATAAGTCAGCCCTTAAAGGTCAGCTGGACACTGTTCGCAACAG ACTACCTCAGCTGACTGCTGCCATTGACCTTGTGAATGAGATCTCCAAGCAACTTACAGAAAGGAAAAATGACTCTGTGACAGAAATCAGTAATACTTTTGATGAGCTGGAGAAGGCCCTACACCAACGCAAGACTGCTCTCATTACTGAGGTGGAAAACATCTGCAGCACCAAGCAGAAG GTGCTTCAAGCTCAGCTTACCTCTTTGCTTCAGGGCAGAGAGAACATTCAGAGCAGCTGTAACTTCACAGAGCATGCCCTGAGCCATGGGAGCGCCACTGAAGTCCTTCTGGTCCAGAAACAAATGGGTGAGAGGGTGAGTGCTCTGGCAAGACACAGCTTTCCCGAGCATCCTCATGAAAACGGACATCTGGAATGCCAGGTGGAGACGGATGGATTGAGGCGCTCCATTCAGAACCTAGGAGTCCTGATCACAACAGGGGCTGTCGGCCATACCAGCGTTGCCACCGGTGAAGGTCTGCGACACGCACTAGTTGGCCAACACACCACTATCACAGTCACCACTAAAGACAAAGATGGAGAATTGGTGAAGACTGGTAACGCGGTTCTTAGGGCAGAGATTATCTCTGTGGATGGGGTGTGTACTGAAGCTGAGGTGGTGGACAACAAAAACGGCACCTACGAGGTTGGATACACCCTCCGCTCTGAGGGAGAATTCACCTTCTCTTTGCTGCTATATGAACAGCCTGTGAGGGGGAGTCCTTTCCGTTTGCGTGCTGTCAAACCGTCAGATGTCCTGCAGTCGCCAGACGACGTGAAGAGACGAGTGAAGTCCCCAAGCGGAGGAGGAGGTCATGTTCGCCAGAAGGCCGTGCGCAGGCCTTCCAGCATGTATAGCACCAccaagaaaaaggaaaatccaATAGAGGACGAGCTGATATATAGAGTTG GAACAAGAGGGAGAGATAAAGGAGAATTCACCAATCTTCAAGGCATCTCGGCCTCCAGTAATGGTCGGATTGTGGTAGCAGATAGCAACAACCAGTGCATACAG gtTTTCTCTAACGACGGCCAGTTTAAGTTGAGGTTTGGGGTAAGAGGTCGTTCACCAGGCCAGCTGCAGCGCCCCACAGGAGTCACAGTAGACATGAACGGGGACATAATAGTAGCTGACTATGACAACAGATGGATTAGCATCTTTTCCTCGGATGGCAAGTTCAAG AATAAGATTGGCGCTGGAAGATTAATGGGCCCCAAAGGTGTGGCTGTGGACAAGAATGGACACATTATCACGGTTGATAATAAGGCCTGCTGTGTCTTCATCTTCCAATCAAATGGGAAGTTGGTGACAAAGTTTGGAGCCAGAGGAACATCAGACAGACACTTTGCAG agAAAAGTGGTGCAAACATTGCACTGGATACAAAGATTAGTAAATCTGGCCCTGTTTTCA GTCCTCACTTTGTGgctgtaaataacaaaaatgagATTGTGGTAACAGACTTCCACAACCATTCAGTGAAG GTGTACAATGCAGATGGGGAGTTCTTGTTTAAATTTGGCTCACACGGAGAGGGGAACGGCCAGTTTAATGCTCCAACGGGTGTGGCTGTGGATGCCAATGGAAATATCATTGTTGCTGATTGGGGAAACAGTCGGATCCAG GTGTTTGACAGCTCAGGGTCTTTCCTCTCCTATATCAACACATCAGCAGACCCGCTTTATGGCCCCCAGGGCTTGGCTCTCACATCTGATGGCCACGTGGCGGTGGCAGACTCTGGGAACCACTGCTTCAAGGTCTACCGTTACCTACAGTAG